TCTCCGTAATTACTCCGGCGCCTACTGTTCTACCGCCTTCACGAATTGCAAATCGAAGCTCCTTCTCCAAAGCAACGGGCGTAATAAGCTCAACCTCCATGTTCACATTATCTCCCGGCATCACCATCTCCACACCCTCAGGCAACTTAATCGTCCCCGTCACATCGGTCGTCCGAAAATAAAACTGCGGCCTGTAACCACTAAAAAAGGGCGTATGCCTACCACCCTCCTCCTTCTTCAATACATACACCTCAGCCCTAAACTTCGTATGAGGCGTTATACTACCAGGCTTCGCCACCACCTGACCACGCTCAACCTCATCCCTCTTCACACCACGAAGCAATATACCTATGTTATCACCAGCTCGCCCCTCATCCAAAACCTTACGAAACATCTCCACACCAGTACAAACCGTCTTTATCGTCGGTCCAAAACCTACTATCTCCACCTCATCTCCAACCCTGATCACACCTCGCTCCACCCTACCAGTAACCACCGTCCCCCGACCGCTTATCGAAAACACATCCTCTATCGGCATCAAAAAAGGCTTGTCCACATCACGCACAGGCTCCGGTATGTAATTGTCTATCGCATCCATCAACTCAAATATACAACGCGCATCCTCACTATCAGGATCATCCGCCTCCAACGCCTTCAACGCAGAACCCTTCACCACTGGAACCTCATCACCAGGAAAACCATAGGTGCTCAACAACTCCCGAACCTCCA
This portion of the Thermodesulforhabdus norvegica genome encodes:
- a CDS encoding EF-Tu/IF-2/RF-3 family GTPase, producing EVRELLSTYGFPGDEVPVVKGSALKALEADDPDSEDARCIFELMDAIDNYIPEPVRDVDKPFLMPIEDVFSISGRGTVVTGRVERGVIRVGDEVEIVGFGPTIKTVCTGVEMFRKVLDEGRAGDNIGILLRGVKRDEVERGQVVAKPGSITPHTKFRAEVYVLKKEEGGRHTPFFSGYRPQFYFRTTDVTGTIKLPEGVEMVMPGDNVNMEVELITPVALEKELRFAIREGGRTVGAGVITEIIE